The nucleotide window AAGCCGGCCACGCCGCCCTGGAAGGGCGGAAGCCCCGCGATCGGCTCCTGCCGGTTGGAGGCGATGAATTCCGCGACCTCCCGCAGCACGTCGCGCTCGTCAGCGGGGTGACTGGTCCAGACGTGCGAAGGGTCGGCGGTCAGATAGGAGCAGCGGCTCAGCGCCGAGCCGCGGGCGGAACTCTCGAGGAGGAGCGGGTAGGGGAGGTCGAGCAGCCGTGCGCAGGCCTCTGACGGGGAGGGGGCATCGATCAGCTCCTCGACGAGAACCGGCTGTGGAATGTCAGCGCTCCTTCACGAACTTGCGCGTCGTGCCACGGAGTGCCGAACCCGTGGCGGGCCGCCAAAGCACCACTTCGTCGATTTTTCGCGCCAGTTCAAGGTCCTTGTCGGTCACGCCGTTGGCGGTGTGGGTATTCAGCTGCACCGACAGTTTGCCCCAGCTGATGGTCAGGTCGGGGTGGTGGTCCGCTGCCTCGCAGAGGAAGCCGATCGCGTTGACCGCCATGAGTGTGGTCGGCCATCCGTCGGTTTCATAGAACCGGATGATGGTGTCTTCCTGAAACTCCCAGCCCACCGGGAGGCGATCGCCGACCGTGGTCATGTCCCAGGTCCGCTCTTTGTCGCTCATCGGTCAGTCCTTTCCGTCGAATCGCACGCTGAACCCGGCCGACTGCCCCGGGCTTTCCTCCACTTCGATGTCGAGCCGCGTCAGGTGGTGGTGCCCGGCGGCCAACAGGGCGTCCCGCACCCCCACCGCGAAATACTCCGCGAGCATCTCCACCGTGGTGTTCTTGACCGGCACCAGGGCGACATCCGACTTCGGGAAGACGAACCGGCCCTTCCCGAAGTAATCCACGACGATGGAGTCGGACTCCTCCCGCAGGCCGATCTTCTCGTTCTGGGTGGGGAGGAGGACCTTGTGGTCCACCGCTTCCACCATCGGCTTGATCACCTGCTTCAGCACGGCGAAGTCCAGCACGAAGAGGCACTCGGCGTCCACGTCCCCTTCCACCACCACGGCGACGCGGTAGTTATGGCCGTGGAGCGACTCGCATTTGTGGCCGCGGAAGGTGATGAAGTGGGCCGAGGAAAAGGAGAGATAGTCCTTGGCAACGGAAACCCGGTAGGAACGCACGCGCAGAAGTCCTGGTGGAGGGAAACGGTGGGCCCAAAGGTAGGCCGCCGACGTGCTCGAGTCGAGGGGAACGTGCGCTGCATCACCGGGAATCCCGCTTTCGAAGCGCGGGCGTCCTCCGCTGCGGACACTCTCGGCACCACGATTTTTGGCTAAGTCGTGCAATGCCAAGCCTTTCCGGAAATGGCACGCACCTCGCTTTTGAGCATGGCGTCTCCAACAGAGAAGCTCGGAGGTTCCATGTCTGCCAATATTCGTCGGCCCCTGGCCGCGTCATTCTTCGGTTCAGCAATCGCATTCGTCGCCTTGTCCATTTCTCCGGTCCCCGTCGCCGCGCAGGTGTCGGGTGCCGTCGTCATCAACAGCGGCCCCGTGCGGGGCCGGATCGCCGTGGGTGAGCCCGTGTTCGTGCCACGCCCCGTCATCATCTACCAGCCGGTGCGCGGCCGCCGGGTCGAGGTGGCACGGTACGCGCCGCAGGTGGTGTACGTCGAGCGCAGCAAGGGCCGGAACGGTAAGTCCGTCCGATGGTACCAGAAGCATGGGTACCGGCCGGTCACCCTCTTCTACTCGCAGGGCCGCTACTTCACGCAGGTGTATGCGGCGCGCGGCTACCGATATGGCCCGCAGTGGGTGGCGGTGACAGCGTGGGAGCGAGGTGGTCGGTTCTACCTCGCGTCGGGCGGGCAACAGGATCGGTACGGGTACACCAGCAGCTATGACCAGCATTCGTCCCACGGGTATGTGTACCAGGATGTCCGCCCGAACGGCGACGGCCGCGATTGGGACGATTAACCGGGGCCCAACGGCCCCACTTTCCGCCTCCAGAGAGGCGTTGACATAGATGAAGGACCAGGGGGGCGGATTCCGGTGAGGTTGCCGGGGTCCGCCCTCTTGGCGTGGGGCGGGGACCGCGCCAATCTACAGGTTGGTCGGCTCTTCGGCGGACAGCATCAGCGTCATGCGCTCGAGGGCGCTGACACGGATGGCCTGGGTCGCGGGAAAATCCGGATGATTCATCATCGACAGGAACTGCGACTTGGCCTGCCAGCGGACCAGCCAGACCGCGTCCCAATCGTTTGGCGCGGCGCCGATGATCAGGTGCCGAACCGATCCCTTGTAGACAGTGACTCCTCCCGCCGCCTCCATGAGCGGGGTCACCGCAGGGGCATAATCCTGCCAGTATCGACCGGCCCCGTCGGGTCGGGTGAACTTCAGGAGGTTTACCATCACGAACGGAGCGTTGTCGGGGTAGGCGGCGATGAGCGCAATCTGTTCCGGTGTGGGGTCGACGGTGCGGTCAGTGTGCACGTGGGCTCCGCTTCTTTGGTGGCGAGTGGGCCTGCTCGTCCGCCTCGAGTTCCGCCTCGACGGCGCGCAATTCAGTCATGAAGGCCTTGGCAGCCGGCGACAGCGTCCGGTCCTTCAGGTACACGATGCCATAGTTCGTGTGCATCCACGCTGGCCGGTAGTCGATGGCAACGAGTTGTCCGCTCGGGGCGTGCGAACGAATCACCGAGAGCGGCTCAATTCCAAACGCATCGCTGACGGCCACCGCCTCCATCGCCATGTGCAGGGTGTTCACCCGCATGGACGGAATGAACTCCCCGGTGACCGAATCGATCAACCCCGCCCCGGGCGGACCTTTCAAATGCGCAATGGCGCGGGGTGCCAGCTTCGTTCCGGCAAATGGATACTGGAAGATCATCTCGAGGGTCAGGTCGCGCTCCTGGAGCAAGGGGTGTCCGGCCCGACAGAAGAACGCCCCCGGATGCCGAGGCAACGGCTCCAGGGCCAGCCGCTCATCTTCGGCGGGTCCGCTCAGTTCGGCGACGGCGAGGTCGAGCGACGCGGAGAGCACCTGTCCGACCATGTCGCTCCAGTCTCCCGTGACCACTTCGACCTGAAGCCCCGGGTGTTTCGCCGACAATCTACCGAGTGCCTTGCCCACCGAGAGAAACGCCGGGTAGACACCGGCCCCGACCGACAGCTTTCCAACTTCCAGCCCGCGCAGCATGGCGATTTCATGCTCGAGGTGCCCGGACTCCGCCAGTAACAATGCTGCCCGATCCAACACCTGCCGACCAAGCGCGGTAGGGACGGCGCCGGAGCGTCCGCGGTCGAAGAGTCGAACGCCCAGCTCCTTTTCGAGGGCGCTGATTTGCCGGGACAGCGTCGGTGGGGTGATCCCGAGTTCGTCGGCGGCACGGGCATAGTTCCCGTGGCGGGCGACCGCGAGCGCGTGGGACAGTAGGGTGAGATCAATCATCGGTACGCAAAACGTATCATAAAGCTTTTTTAATTGCAATTGACGAAACGTGAATCGCGTGGTATATATCTTGGGAATGGTCGCCACAGGGCGACTTTCGATTTACCCCCCCCTTCACTGCTGGCCGCAGTCGTACCGGCACATTCTCACCCTCTGGAGAAGCTATGCGCATTCCATCCCTTGCGGTCCGAATGGCGGGCCTCGCGCTGGCCGTGACGGCCGTCGCCGGTCCGACGACGCTCTCGGCCCAGCAGCAGGCCAAGAAGCCCAACATCCTCTTCATCATGGGCGACGACATCGGCATCATGAACGTCGGCGCGTACCACCGTGGGCTCATGGTCGGCGAGACGCCGAACATCGACCGCATCGCGCGGGAAGGCACGTTGTTCATGACGGCCTACGCGGAGCAGAGCTGTACCGCCGGGCGCACCTCGTTTATTACCGGGATGAATCCGTTGCGGGCTGGCATGATCATGCCGCAGCTGCCGGGTTCCAGCACGTCCCTGTTGCCCGGCACCCCGGATCTCGCCGTGTTTCTGCGGGATCTCGGCTACAACACGGGCGAGTTCGGCAAGAACCACCTGGGCGACAAGACGAACTCTCTGCCAACCGCCCACGGCTTCCAGGAGTTCTGGGGCTACCTCTACCATCTCGACGCGATGCAGGGCGTGAGCTTCCCGGACATCAACAGCAGCCCCACGGTGCAGGCTGTCGTGCCACCCTGCAAGAACACGCCGGTCCCCGGTCTCTCCGATCCCGTCGGTGCCGTGGATCCGACGACCACGTTGTGCATGACGCCGCCCCGGCCTGTCATCTGGTGCACCTCGTCGGACGGCACCGAGAAGAACCAGAGCTGCAAGGACGAGGGGCCGCTCACCCTGGAGCGTTCGACGACGGTTGATGAGGAAATTTCGGCCAAGGTCGTTGACTACCTTGATCGCAATGACCCGAAGAAGACCAACAAGCCGTTCTTCGTCTGGTACAACCCGGCCCGCATGCATATCACCACCATGTTCTCGCCGAAGTATGCGGCCATGCTGGGGACCAAGGGCGGCAAGGACTGGGGCATCAACGAAGTCGGCATGAAGCAGATGGACGACAACATCGGTGTCGTGCTGGCCAAGCTCGAGGCCATGGGCGAGCTCGACAACACGATCGTCGTGTTCACCACCGACAACGGGGCCGAGGTCATCACCTACCCCGACGGCGGGGTCACGCCATTCCGGGGCGGCAAGCTGACCACCTGGGAAGGCGGCATGCGAGTCCCGATGATGGCCCGTTGGCCTGGACACATCCAGCCGGGCACCACCAACGACGGGATCTTCTCGATGCTGGACTGGTTGCCCACCCTGGTCAACATCGCCGGTGGCCCGACAGGCGACGGACTGAAGAAGCAGATTGAGGCCGGCAAGTATCCCGGCATCATCAAGACCACCCTCGACGGCGTCGACCAGCGCGCCTACCTGGAGGGCAAGGGCGAGTCCGCGCGCGACCACCTCTTCTACTACAGCGGTACGCATCCCTCGGCGGTGCGATACAAGAACTGGAAGTTCTACTACGCCATGGCACCCTCGGATGCCACCGGCGGCCTGTTGGGAGTCCAGTCCTATCACTGGACGCAAGTTGACAACATCAAGCGGGACCCGTTTGAGACGGCCGTCGGCGCCAGCCAGTTGACCCTCCTGGGCATGGGCGGTGCCTTGGCCGCGCCGAGCACGGCGTATATCTACGACTGGAACCTGCTGCCCATCGGCCAGATGCTGTGGATGAAGGAGCTGATGAGCTACAAGCAGTTCCCGGCGCTCCAGACTCCGTCGAGCTACAACCTCGATCAGATCATTCAGGCAATGCAGGAGTCGAAGACCGGCAGCCACGCAGGCGAGTAGCTGGCGGATGATGAGAATTTCGACAAGGGGAGCGCCCGGACATCGGGCGCCCTTTTTGGTATTGCTCAGAATTCCAAATGGAGTCCGGACATGAATCACTCAAGACAGTGGGCACGGTGGCGTGGAATCGCGGCTGGCGCCATGCTGCTGGGTACCGCCCTTCCGCTCTCGGCGCAGTCTAATCCCCTCCCTTCCTGGAACAACGGTGCGGCCAAGGCGTCCATCATCGAATTCGTGGAGGCCACCACCACCAAGGGATCTCCAGAGTTCGTGCCGGTGGCAGAACGGATTGCCACATTCGACAACGATGGCACACTCTGGGTCGAGCACCCCGTGTACACGCAGGTCGAGTTCGTGCTGGGCCGGGTGCCTGCCGTGGTGAAGGAGAAGCCGGCGCTCGCCGCGGAGGAGCCGTTCAAGACGGTGATGTCCGGAGACCGGGCAGCGATCTCAAAGCTCGGGATGGAAGACCTGATGAAGCTGCTCGCTGCCACGTCGACGGGCATGACGGTGGAACAGTTCCAGTCGGAAGCCAAGGCCTGGTTCGCGAGCGCGAGGGACCCGCGGTGGAAGAAGCCGTACCCCGACCTGGCCTACCAACCGATGGTGGAGTTGCTGCGGTACCTCCGGGCCAACGGCTATAAGACGTACATCGTGACCGGCGGCGGGCAGGACTTCGTCCGGACCATCTCCGAGCAGGCGTACGGGATCCCGCCAGAGCAGGTGATCGGCACCGCGGGTACCACCACCTACGGGCATGACAGCACCGGCAAGGCGGTGCTCACGAAAAACCCGAAGGTCATGCTCAATGACAACAACGAGGGCAAGGCGGAGGGGATTCAGCTCATGATCGGTCGCCGGCCCCACTTCGCGTTCGGCAATACCAGCGGCGACCAGCAGATGCTCGAGTACACCGGCACCGGCGACGGTGCCCGACTGTCGATGCTCCTCCTGCATGACGATGCCGCCCGGGAATATGCTTATGGTCCGGCCCGCGGTCTGCCGGACACGAAGGTCGGCACCTTCTCTGTTGCGCTGGACAGCATCGCGAAAGCGCGGGGATGGACCGTCGTCAGCATGAAGAAGGATTGGAAGCGAGTCTTCGCATTTGAATAGACCTGGGCCGCTGCGAGCAGTTTGTCGCGCGGGCGGCTATTCCCGCGCCGGGTTGTTCCGGATGTAGGCCTCGACTCGGCGCACGGCCCGTTCGTCAGCGAGGATGCATTCGTAGTAATTGCGTTGCCACACGCGGGCGCCGGGTGTGCCCCGGATGACATTGACGCGTTTCGTGACGGCGGATTTGAACGCACCCACGATGGTCGGGATGGACCCCGCGATTGGTTGTCCGAATGCGGGGGTGCGGGGCGCGGGGTCGACATGGCGCGTGGTGGCGGACGCCGCAGGGGCAGGGCGCGGGGTGGCCGGCACCGTAGGGGCACGGCAGGCCGTGCCCCTACGATCCCCGGACCCCACGCAATCATTGTCGATGATGACGATCCCATGAAAATGGTCCGGCATAACGACAGAAACACCGAACGTGATTGCGGGAAAATGTTCACCAGATTCCCGCCAAACCGTTCGTACGATCACCCCCAACCGATTCAGCCGCATGACGCCATCCACCACCTGCCCAAATAACCGCGCTCGCCGGTAGGTACATATCGTGACAAAATACGCCCCAGGCCGGGTGTAGTCGTAACCCCGCAGACGGATTGATTGACGGCCCGGCAGATTGCTCACCCGTCCACAATGGGCCCTGCCCGTTGCCGGCCATCACCAATTTGTCACTGCCGCATCCCCGCATCCCCGCTTCCCCACGTATCTTTAGCCCGTGCATCCCACACGAAACCACTTCCTCCCCCCCGATCCCGATGCCTTCAAGCGGGAACGCCCCTCCAAGGGGCGGATCATCGTCATTGCTCCCACCCGCGCCGCCTGCGAGACCATCGAGCTGGCCCTCGGGCTGACCGGCGTGGACACGGTGCTCGAGCGCGAGCACGGCGTCGAACTCCGCGAATGGGCGCTGGGGGGCAAGGGATTCGGCATCGTGGCGGGCACCGGGACCGGGAAGACCCTTGGCATCCGACCAGTGGCGGAGTCGATTCTCGGCGAGTCGCTCCGGGTCGGCGTGGTCAACCGCGAGCGCGAGGCCACCCCCGAGACGCCCACCTGGAACGTCGTCATTGTCACCACCGGCATTGCCCGGCGCTGGTTCCAGGATGATCTCATTACGCGGCACGACACGGTCGTGGTGGATGAGATCCACCAGACCTCGGCGGAGCTGGAGCTCTGCCTGGCCCTCGGCAAGCGGGCCGGGGTCCGGTTCATCTGGCTCAGCGCCACCGTGGACCCCTCGTTCTATGCGGCGTACCTGAACAGCGCCAACGTGCTGGAGACCGCGGCGTTCGATCCCGCTCTCCGCGCCCGGGTGCGCGTCGAGGCCAAGTCCGCCGAGGAGTTCTTCGACGAACGGTTCATGCGGCACCTGATCCAGCAGAAGCGCGGGGTGGCGGTGTTCGTGCCGACCCGGCGCGAGGTGGAGCAGCTCGCGGCCGACCTCGGCGCCCGGTACCCGAAGCTCAACGCGGCGTTCTACCACGGCGGCGAACCGATCCGGGTCATCCGCCAGTTTCTCGAGGGGGATCCCCCCAAGCCGTTCCTCCTGGCGATGACCGCCGCCGGCCAGTCGGCCATCAACGTGCGCGGGCTCGACACGGTGGTCATCTATGACGCCCGATACGGCAACGTGGTGGAGCGGGGCCGAAACGTCCTCCATCGGCTCTATCTCGGCGCCAACGAAATCCTCCAGATGGCAGGGCGGGTCCACGGACGGGTGGCCAAGGGCGAGGTGTACATCCTTTCCGACCGCCGGATGAACTTCGAGGAGCTGGTGCCGGGCCCGCCCGAATTCCAGCTGGCCGGTGACGCCGAGCGCGTCGCGATTACCTGCGCCTCCATCGGGGTGGATGCCGCCGACCTCGAGCTCCCCGTCCCGCTGGACAAGACAGCGTATCGCCGCGCCATGGCGACGCTGATCGACCGGGGATTGATCAAGGACGGCCGGCTCACGCCGTACGGGCGCGAGGTCGAGGCGATGCCGGTCGAACGTCCCTGGGGCGAGCTCCTGGTGCGGGCCGACCCGGAACTGGTGCCGCTCGTGGCCACCGCGGCCAACATCGACTCGCTGCACCGGATGACGCGGGACGAGCGCGACCTGCACGGCCTGATCGCCAACGGGAGCGATCACCTGACCGCGGCGAATGTCTACGCCGAGGCGGTGAACCAGCACGGCTACCTCGGCGAGGTGTACGGGCTGCCGCGGCACCTCTTCGAGGAGGGACTGACGGAGTGGGCCGAGAAGCGCGGCGTCCTGGTCAAGTCGGTGGAGGACACCGCCCTCGGCGTGGCGGCGGTGTACCGGGCGCTGGAACTCCCGCTGCCCAAGACGATGCCGTACGCCTCGAAGGAGCTGCGGACCCGGTTCACGGAACTGGTCGCCCGGGTCATGCCGTTCGACCTGGTCATTGACGAGCACACGGTGGATGGCACCGAGGCCAGGATCTCGAAGACGTCGATGGCGGGGAGCTGGGGAGCAGTGGCGGGGAATCTCCGCTTCTTCGGCGACCGGAACGGCATTGCCCGCGCCGGAATCGAGGGGACGACGATTCCGTACGACCTGATCCGGAAGAACGCCCGGAAGAGCGAGCCGGTGGTGAGCGTGGCGGGCGCGCGGAAGCACCGGCACCTGGCGGTGTCGCGTCGCCTGACTTACTTCGGTTTCGAGCTCGAGACGGTCATGGAGGAACTCCGGGGCGAGGTGCCGACGGGCCTGCAGGAGCAGGCGCGCGACGCGCTGACGGATGCGTTGATCGCGGGCGAGACGCCGCATCCCGATCAGGGGCGGGTCCGGCGCGCGCTCGGCGAGCTCGGTGAGCTCTGGCGGCGCTCCGGCGGCACGCTGGCGCAGGCATCCGCGGCGGCGCTGCGCCCACGCATCCGGAGCGCGCTGGCCGAGGTGACCAGCTGGCAGGAGTTCCTCGGCACTCGTGTGGCGCTGGACGCCGATGCCCTCGTGGACGGGGCCACCCGGGCCCGTCTGCTGGAGCTTCCCTCGATGGTGCACCTGCTGGGCGACGCGGTGCCGCTCGACTACGAGGTGGAAGACGGCGAAGGGGTGGTGGTCCTGAGGCTTCGGGAGGGGCAACTGCGGCGGCTCAAGGAGGAGGACCTCCCCAAGGTCGATCGGCCGCTGCGGTTTGCCGTCGTGCGAGGGCAGAAGCCTGCATTGCGGGGACGCACACTTGATGCACTGCGGGATGCCATCCAGAACGAGCCGCGGGAGCGCCGGAGCAGGCACACGGAGTTCCGTGGTCCGAAGCGCGGCGGGCGTGGGGGCGGACGGGGGGGCGATCGTGGCGGTGGTCGTGGCGGGAAACCGGGGCGAGGGGGGAAGCGGCGCCGCTAGTCAGGGGAGGAGCGCGAGCCAGAGACGATGGTAGGCCTCGTGGACCGACTCCGCGGGCGCACCGAGGTGGAGCGCCGCCTGGAACCCATCAAGGGAGGCCTCGGCGAGGCGCGCCTCGTCCGGCCTGAGCGCCGGAATGCCGAGTGCTCGGCCGATGGCAGCCGCAAGCGTGGGAAGGTGACTGGGGACCTGAGGTGGCAGCGAGATGTTTGGCTCGGCCATCAGTGCGGCCCAGGCGGCCCACTCGCCTGAGCGCACCTCGAGATTGATGGCGTCCCAGAGGCGGTCCAGCGCCTCCGCGCCCGAGGCGTCGAGTGCAGCCAGGCGGCGAGCGGTCTTGTCCCGATGGAGATTGGCGGCCACGACGGAGAGCAGCTGTTGCTTGCTGCCGTGGTGGTATGGGACCAGCCCCTTGGCGCAGCCGGCTTCGGCCGCAACGCGGTCCACGCTCCACTTCTGGAGACCGTCCCGGAGCAGGACGACAGCGGCAGCCGTGGCGATAGACTCTTTCAAGTTATTGCTCCAGATATGCTTACAGATTGACTGAACGTTCAGTCACAATATCGGATCGAGGGCCACGCTTTGCAAGTCGGCGTCCACCTGCTGCTCTTCCTGGTACAGATTCTGTTCGCCAGCCTGGCAATTGTCGGGAAGATTGTCCTTCGGGACTTTCCTGCCAGCTCGATCGTGCTCTTTCGGGTCGTAGGCGCCGCGGGGGTCCTCCTCCTCGTCAACCTGATCTGGACCCGACGCTGGGTGAAGGATCGGCGAGACTTGCTTGGGCTGGCGGTGCTCGGGCTCCTCGGCGTGGTGCTGAATCAGACCCTCTTCCTTCTCGGGCTCAGCCACACCACCGCCATCAATGCCACCATCCTGGTGACCACCATCCCGGTGTTCACCGTTCTCTACTCGGTTCTTAGCAAGCGGGAGCCCCCCTCGGCGCTCAAATTCGTCGGCATCGCCGTGGCGGGGGCCGGCGCCGTGTACCTGATCGGTCCCGACCGCCTGTCGCTCGCCCCTGGCCTGGCGCTCGGGAACCTGCTCATCGTTGTGGCAATGTTCTGCTATTCGCTCTACCTGGTGCACTCGAAGGCGATGGTCCTCAAGTACGGTCCGGTCACCGTCAGCGCCTACGTGATGATGTTCAGCGCCATCGGGACGCTTCCGCTCGGCCTCTCGGGGCTGGCGACCGTGGACCTTGGCGCCATTCGGCCCATCACCTGGATGTGGGTCGGCTATGTCGTTGTCTTCCCCACCATCATCGCCTACTTCCTCAACATCTGGGCGCTGAAGAAAGTCTCCCCCAACCTGGTGGCGGTCTACATCTACCTGCAGCCGCTCTTCACCGCGGCGGTGGCGCCAGCCGTGCTGACCGGCGAGCGGGTCACCGCCCGCGCGGCCATCGCAGGGGCGGCGATCTTCCTCGGCCTGGCACTCGTCATCCTGGGCGAGCGAACCCAGAACCGGTCGGTCCCAGCCCCCGTCCTGCCGGGAGAGTGACCACCTCAAGTTTGTTGCGGGCGTGGCGCCACTTCGCGTCTTTGCGGTAGGAGTTTTTCACCGCAAAGCCGCCAAGAGACGCGAAGGACTCCACTCTGCAGCCCCCCCTCTCCATGTCATGGAGAGGGGGACGGGGGGTGAGGTGAAACGTAGGCGGCTCGTATAATAGAGCTAAGTTGCTGTGGTATAAACCGTTAGACCGGTTTGTGGTGAATATATGCGGTGTCCCTGATTGAAACCTTTTCCGGGTCCTCGGCGTATCCACCCTTATGAACGCCCCTCAGACATCTCATCCGACGCCCCTGCCGTCCGTCTTTTCTCCCCTCGCCAAGGCGTTGCTGGACGGCTTTAGCGAGGGTGTTGTCGTCTTCGACGCGGCCGGGCGGGTCCTCTATGCCAACAGCCAGGCCCGGGCCCAGCTCGAAGGCGACACCGACCTCGGCACTGAAACCGCCGAAGACCTGCAGCCGAGACTCGCGGCGATCGGCGGTCGCATCCGCCCGCTCCGGGTGGGCACCCTGGAACTTGGCGAAGCGCTCTTCCTGCCGCCGGTCGAAGGCCCGACCACGCTGGCCGCCCGCGAGAAGGACGCAATCGTCGCTTCGCTCGATGCGCACGGCTGGAAGCTGGCGGAGACGGCCAAGAGTCTGGGGATCAGTCGCACCACCCTCTGGCGCCGGCTGAAGGCCTACGGTCTTCATCGTGACGGGCGGAGCCGGTGGGCCTCGGCCTCCTGATCGCGGCGGTCGCTCTCTCCGCCTCCGCTGGCCCCGCCACCTCAATCGCAGCACCCGCAGACACGCTTCCGACCTACTCCTCCGAGGCGACGCGCGCGCTTGTCAGCCGCGCGCAAGAGCGTCACGCCGCCGACGATACCACCGTATCAGACTACACCGCCAAGCTGCGCTACCGGGTCTCGTTCTCCCTTGGCAAGCGCAAGTGGGCGCGAATGCCGACCTACGCTGTGGAGGAGCAGGAGGGTACGGTGCACTGGCAGGCGCCGAACGACCTCCGGCTCGATATCCTCGGGCGCAGAACCGCGAGCCGTTCGAAGGACATCACCCTCTCCAGCGACTTCAGCCGGCCCTGGTTCGTGCCGCGGGGGCTGGGCGACTCGGTCCGCATCTTCGGCAACGACTTCCCGACGCGGGCCGCGCTGCATCCGCTCGCCGCGGACGGGCCCGACTGGTATCGGTACGAACTGACCGACAGCATCGCGCTCACCACCGCGAGGGGCACGTCGGTGCGCCTCTATGCCGTCGAGGTCGTGCCGTCGCGCCCCGGGCCCTCACTCGTGGCCGGGACGATCTGGATCGACTCCGCCTCCGCACAGGTCGCACGGTTCACTTTCCGGTATGTGGGCAACGAACTCTGGGTCGACCGGGACGACCCCGATCCCGACCTGGACGCCATCGGCGGTGCCAAGAAGGCCAACGCCTTCATCAACCGGATTCTCACCGTCGACTCCGACCTGGAGTACGGCCTCCAGGACGAGAAGTACTGGATGCCGTCGCGACAGGTCCTGTCGGGCACTCTCCAGATTCCGATCATCAGCGATATCGTCATCCCTTTCGAGGCGATCACCACCTTCTGGGACTACGACATCAACCGCGGCCAGCCGGTGGTGTTCGAGACGCCGCCGCCCGACTCGGGCGCCAGGCGGACGATGGACCGGGAGTCCGATTCCCTGGAGGCGGTCGTCCGCTCTGGGAAGTGGGCCGACGGGCGCTACGAGGTGCACCGCCCCCCGGTGGACACGCTCAAGAGCTACGCTGCCTGGGGCGACTCGCTGAAGCTGAATCTCGACCCGCAAGAGGATCAGCAGGTGCGCGACGTGCAGGCGCAGCTCGCCCTGCTGACGGAAGAGTTGCCGAACGACATCACCGGCATCAAGCCGGGCGGCGTCAACTACGAGGCCTTTGCCGACATCTTCCGCTACAACCGCGTGCAGGGGCCTTCCCTCGGTTATGGGTACGCTGTGGACGTGCCGGGATGGTCGTTCACGAGGGCGCAGGGCACGCTGCGGTTCGGCTTTTCCGACGCGCGGCTGACCGGGCAGCTGGGCCTGATTCGCGAGGCACCCTCCGGCCGGTGGCGTCTCGAGGGCTACCGGGCCATCGACGAAGTCGAGCCGTTCTTCAAGGTGAACACCTTCGGGAACTCCATGAACGGCGTCTTCGCCGCGCATGACGACGCCGACTACTACCTGGCGCAAGGCGGACGCATCGGCTACGAGACGTCGGTGGGTCGCGCGCTCGAACTCGACGTGCAGGCCCGGTTCGAGGACCAGCAGAGTGTGGAGACCGACGCCACCAGCGCCATCAACGACTTCCTGGGTGGCAGCGGCGACTTCCCGGCGAACACTCCGGTGACGGAAGGGTTCTTCATGGGGGTGACTGCCACCCTGAGCGGTGTGGCGGGCACCGGCACCTGGCGGAT belongs to Gemmatimonadales bacterium and includes:
- a CDS encoding DEAD/DEAH box helicase codes for the protein MHPTRNHFLPPDPDAFKRERPSKGRIIVIAPTRAACETIELALGLTGVDTVLEREHGVELREWALGGKGFGIVAGTGTGKTLGIRPVAESILGESLRVGVVNREREATPETPTWNVVIVTTGIARRWFQDDLITRHDTVVVDEIHQTSAELELCLALGKRAGVRFIWLSATVDPSFYAAYLNSANVLETAAFDPALRARVRVEAKSAEEFFDERFMRHLIQQKRGVAVFVPTRREVEQLAADLGARYPKLNAAFYHGGEPIRVIRQFLEGDPPKPFLLAMTAAGQSAINVRGLDTVVIYDARYGNVVERGRNVLHRLYLGANEILQMAGRVHGRVAKGEVYILSDRRMNFEELVPGPPEFQLAGDAERVAITCASIGVDAADLELPVPLDKTAYRRAMATLIDRGLIKDGRLTPYGREVEAMPVERPWGELLVRADPELVPLVATAANIDSLHRMTRDERDLHGLIANGSDHLTAANVYAEAVNQHGYLGEVYGLPRHLFEEGLTEWAEKRGVLVKSVEDTALGVAAVYRALELPLPKTMPYASKELRTRFTELVARVMPFDLVIDEHTVDGTEARISKTSMAGSWGAVAGNLRFFGDRNGIARAGIEGTTIPYDLIRKNARKSEPVVSVAGARKHRHLAVSRRLTYFGFELETVMEELRGEVPTGLQEQARDALTDALIAGETPHPDQGRVRRALGELGELWRRSGGTLAQASAAALRPRIRSALAEVTSWQEFLGTRVALDADALVDGATRARLLELPSMVHLLGDAVPLDYEVEDGEGVVVLRLREGQLRRLKEEDLPKVDRPLRFAVVRGQKPALRGRTLDALRDAIQNEPRERRSRHTEFRGPKRGGRGGGRGGDRGGGRGGKPGRGGKRRR
- a CDS encoding TetR/AcrR family transcriptional regulator; protein product: MKESIATAAAVVLLRDGLQKWSVDRVAAEAGCAKGLVPYHHGSKQQLLSVVAANLHRDKTARRLAALDASGAEALDRLWDAINLEVRSGEWAAWAALMAEPNISLPPQVPSHLPTLAAAIGRALGIPALRPDEARLAEASLDGFQAALHLGAPAESVHEAYHRLWLALLP
- a CDS encoding DMT family transporter, giving the protein MQVGVHLLLFLVQILFASLAIVGKIVLRDFPASSIVLFRVVGAAGVLLLVNLIWTRRWVKDRRDLLGLAVLGLLGVVLNQTLFLLGLSHTTAINATILVTTIPVFTVLYSVLSKREPPSALKFVGIAVAGAGAVYLIGPDRLSLAPGLALGNLLIVVAMFCYSLYLVHSKAMVLKYGPVTVSAYVMMFSAIGTLPLGLSGLATVDLGAIRPITWMWVGYVVVFPTIIAYFLNIWALKKVSPNLVAVYIYLQPLFTAAVAPAVLTGERVTARAAIAGAAIFLGLALVILGERTQNRSVPAPVLPGE
- a CDS encoding helix-turn-helix domain-containing protein; translation: MNAPQTSHPTPLPSVFSPLAKALLDGFSEGVVVFDAAGRVLYANSQARAQLEGDTDLGTETAEDLQPRLAAIGGRIRPLRVGTLELGEALFLPPVEGPTTLAAREKDAIVASLDAHGWKLAETAKSLGISRTTLWRRLKAYGLHRDGRSRWASAS